One Drosophila virilis strain 15010-1051.87 chromosome 5, Dvir_AGI_RSII-ME, whole genome shotgun sequence DNA window includes the following coding sequences:
- the LOC6626835 gene encoding uncharacterized protein, with protein MLQLKHLTLFCGLLAAVISFQDHVQADVHNRAPSLGGGKATTTCEPDTGGDKPGDNFGENPGDNDDNGDRDNESLCNSFQALRATIEKDTLVDLIQSHYQCNSKFRKALCYYNTTRFQLVAQELQQSEVYNTMLEELRNAGVDTTDIENIVDIFACLLVPAPQPDKSCDCKALRGHTFVGDLLAAMPQQAVHDYTTSARKNQTNYARFVDTVSSSGFQSRMRANMMKRDVIRPLRTLRRNGWDMPELLRAVTSILSW; from the exons ATGTTGCAACTGAAGCATTTGACGCTATTTTGCGGACTGCTCGCTGCTGTAATTAGTTTTCAGGATCATGTCCAGGCTGATGTGCATAATAGGGCGCCCTCCCTAGGCGGTGGCAAGGCCACCACCACATGTGAACCTGACACAGGTGGAGACAAGCCTGGAGACAATTTTGGAGAGAATCCTGGAGACAACGATGACAATGGTGATCGCGATAACGAATCTTTATGCAACAGCTTCCAGGCACTGCGTGCGACCATCGAAAAGGATACACTGGTGGATCTCATACAGTCACACTATCAGTGCAATTCCAAGTTTCGCAAAGCCTTGTGCTACTACAATACGACACGTTTCCAATTGGTTGCCCAGGAGCTGCAGCAAAGCGAAGTCTACAACACAATGCTGGAAGAGCTGCGCAATGCTGGTGTAGACACTACCGATATTGAGAATATTGTGGACATTTTTGCCTGCTTGCTGGTGCCGGCACCGCAGCCCGACAAGAGCTGCGATTGCAAGGCACTGCGCGGTCACACTTTCGTCGGCGATCTCTTGGCTGCCATGCCCCAACAAGCCGTGCATGACTATACGACATCTGCCCGTAAAAATCAAACCAATTACGCCCGGTTTGTCGACACTGTGAGCTCGTCGGGCTTCCAGTCGCGTATGCGTGCCAACATG ATGAAACGCGATGTGATACGTCCACTGCGTACTCTCCGCCGCAATGGCTGGGATATGCCGG